DNA from Fusarium falciforme chromosome 7, complete sequence:
CAATCAGCTCCTAAAGGCACCATCCTCGAGTAAACCAGCGAGCTTTTCAAAACTCGGCCTCTGGAAAATGGGGAGTCAAGGGAGGCACATCCTCGAGAAATACGTAACATACGGCGGCATCTCGATACCACGCGTACATagagttgatggcctctGAAAGTTCCGCACTGCTCGTCTTGTCGATGCAGCAAGTGTCGATCCAGACCCAGTCGATACCGTCTTCCCTGGCCTGGTTGCAATAGTCCAAAATCTTCTTGTATCCTTTCTTGGAATGTTTATCGGGGCCTTGGAATTCTTGGAACGTAACTTCCTCGTCTCCCCAGGTGTGCGAGAGAATGGCGTATATCTGTGCCGACGGGTCCCTCGACTCTATCCGGAGGCTGTGTACGTTGAGAAGCCGCATTTTGGAGGAAATGGGGTCGATAGCGATGTCGCTCTGAAGAAATCCGACGTTGGTAGGATCGAGTGTCTTTGAGCCGCGCAAACCAACGAATGTGCCGGTGATCAGTTTCCCGCCTTTGATGTTCCTCAGATGTTACTGCCTGACGCGGGGAAGCCTGATAAAGGGATCATTGTTAATCCACCCCTGCCATCACCCCTTGATCAAGCCTCAATCCTAGCAAGGTGTCATAGAAGCGGGTTGGACTACCAAACGGGGTGGAAGACCCGGTCATGCATTGCGGTTAGTCTTTCCAAGGGGTGAGTGAATCTCAAGGAGGGGATGTCGCCATTCAGTTAACATACTTTTGACATAGAATTACTATGAACAACTAGAACAGAGAGTAAGTGCAGCTGATACGAACCCTTTTGTGCAATTTTCAATCCACTCTTGTCATGTAGGGTTATAGACATTGGTTGTAGAGTCGAAGGCGAGAACCTTGGCTTTGTCACGTTCGTCAAAGTCAAGTAGCCATAGCTACTACTTCTTGACACCCAAATTCTATTAGCAGTGGTTCTCTTCACCATCATTATCGTGCGGGCAGCTCGTTCAAGCTTGGGGGGGACAGAGTCATCACTGTTAGTAGTCTTATTTGGAGCGAGCGTTCGTGGAAGAGACTGCGGAGGGCACGAATCACGGagagtttaataaaatcACTGATTGAGCTACAGGAGTCTTTGGGAAGTTCAGCACAGGTGTCAAGAGGCGTGGCTGGGTTTTGAAGGGGGCCGGGGGGACGAGATCTGATGAGAGAGGCCACGCAAGGACAACATCTTGCTACAGACTGTCAAACAAGACATAGCTGCCATACCAAGACAGAATCGAGCACAATAAAGCATTTTATTTATGATAAGTCACGCTTGGCGCGATATCGTCTTGATGGGTCGCAATACGAGTGTGAGGTGGAAGCATCTGGAAGCACACCTTATGGGCTAGCACGCCGCCTGGGCGAGAAGGTTGCAGTCTATTCGGGCGGTTTCTCAATATTCATCCCCGAAATGCTGCCTAGATCAAACCTATTATGCAGCTTTACAGAAGAGCGCCTTACCTTCCTACTTTAACGCTAGTATCCTCCTCGATGACCTGCGCTGGCGTCCTGGGAGCAGCCTATGTTTGTAACAACCCTCGACGTCAGAAGCCAAGAGAAGCCAAGCAATTGCCAATTTTCTCGGGTCTAAGGATATACCAGTCAAGTTAGAAATCTACCTTTGACTTCAACTTGTTGAGCGTTATTATGTAACAGGCACGAGAGGGTAGTAATGGCGATCGAGCGATCAGCCCTAGGCGCCCTTCATCTCACATGACAGTATTAGGGCAGAGCCAAGCCAGACACCATAGATTAGACAAGCGCGATGAGAGGGCAGGGCCTCTCGCAAGAAAATGCATCACGATGGTCGAGCAGTGATGGCTGGCGGGGACGGCGGGTACGATAGCCAAAACCTCAATGCATATGCACCATCGGCTGGATcctcggtgatgatggaagaGGCAGACGTGGCTCAGCCTCAAATGCAATGTCGAGGTCAAAGCTCCAACTGTCCGCGTCTCCGCTGCGACAGTTGCAGTGGCGCGAACGCTAGAAAGCCACTATTTGGGCCTTCGTCTTCAGTCGCGAGAGAGACGTGATATGGGAGGTTGGACACGTGGCTCCGTTCTTTCGAAGAAGCCGGCCCTGGATGACACTTCGTGCCCAGCCGGCTACTGATGCCGTCAGTCTTGAGAGAATGTTTGATCTGTGGCTTCGAATCGAAGGGCAAACGTCCGTGGGTCACGGCGATTCCAAAGCGAGGGTAGTGTCGCGGCAATCAGCCTCATGACCCCGCGCGATGCGAGGATGCCTCCTTCACACCATCTCAACAGCCCGGAACCCGGGTCCTTGTCGATCCGGGTGTCGTGATAGGATGCAACAACTTGTCACCGCATTTGTTTCTCAACGGCGCTCAAGGTCTAGAATCCGTGTCAGGCCAGACTGGTCCGGGGGCAGAAAGCTAGACGCAATGATCTACAGCGGGAGCACCAACGTGATTTGCCGAGTTCCTGTCCTCGCGCACGAAACTTTCCATGACCTGCCCAAACCAAGACTTGAGAGAGTTGTGGCTGCTGTCACTGGGCAGGTCTTTATTGGGCTGTCCAGAGAAAGGTTGCAGTGCTTCGTGTGTCTTGGCTCTGCTGATGCTTGGCATTATCAAGTGGCTAAAAGGAAGCAATTCGCTTTGGGGTTTTGCTTGTGAATCTCGTCGCTTACCCCGGAAGAGAGAGCTGTTATGCCCCGCCGCTAGTCGGGTCGTCTGTTGGCCATATGACAGACTGTTTGCAACTCTACGAGGGAATATCTTGGGTAAACATCTCATTATTACACATGGTCGGTATACGCCCTGTCTCACTCTCCGATACGGTACCAAGATGCGCTTTGCTCACATCTCTCAGTGCATTTCA
Protein-coding regions in this window:
- a CDS encoding HET-domain-containing protein, giving the protein MRLLNVHSLRIESRDPSAQIYAILSHTWGDEEVTFQEFQGPDKHSKKGYKKILDYCNQAREDGIDWVWIDTCCIDKTSSAELSEAINSMYAWYRDAAVCYVFLEDVPPLTPHFPEAEF